The sequence TGATGTATGCCTCTGTTCTTAATAACAGAGTTGTAAGCATTCTGGGGGCTGAATTTCTCTGAATTCAGGCCTCGAACCACTCCCGTAGGTTTCTTTCTTGCCTTGAGGGTTTCGGGAGGGGAAGGGAtggcttctccttcttcctcaattTGGCAAAAAGCATTTCGTAGGGGAGTGGAGTGTCATGCTTGGTCTTCTTAGTTTCTTTCTTTCTGCTTTGTAGTAAGACTTGGTGATTTCTTATAATGGAAATCGGAGAGAGTGctctcttttatcaaaaaaaactTAGTCAGCAGTACTATGTAGACTGGTTTATTTTGTGTGTGTGTCCCCTTTCTCATCTTTGAAACATGCAATGTTCTGGGATTTATTTGCCTTTATGCATCGAGTTCAAAACTTGAACATTTAGCAGGCATTGAGCAAAGTAACACGAGTACCGCTTCCTCGAGGTACTTCATAAACCATCAGAATCTACTCATTGTTTTTTTAGGGGAGAAGGTGCTCACTGTTAAAAACACATACTCCTAACTAAATTAGGACCTCAATCGATGAGGTTCAAACATGAATTCGAAAACATATCTCTTGGTACCATGTAGGTGCTCTATGATTAGAGATGAAAGTGACCAAATACTACATGCTTTTAAAAATGGAACTGTTGACCGCACCTAATGAATAGTGAGATTGATTTTTCCTTGCTGGTTATCAGTTATAAGATACCCATTGACTGTATTTTctcgaattaaattaaattaaataataGTAAGGCATTTGCACCACAAGAATATGAAATAAAATGAAATAATAGTATGGCATTTGCACCACAAGAATATGTAGACATGTTATTTTAAGGCTAGCGCGACATTATGTGAAGATGCGAATTAAGTTGTGTATGTGTACGAGAGTGGCTTGATCAGAATATGTAGACATCTTTTTGTTGCTCTATGTGTACAGTATTTTAAAATAAAATTATACTAAGACTTTTGTATCACAAGAATTACGAGACCTGTTTTTTGAGGAATAGTGAGGCATTATGTGACAATGCACACTATTTTTATTGAGTGGTGAGACGGTGTGTACGTGAATTATGTGGAAATGCGCAACAGACGGCGTAGAGGGCACTCGCACGGCGAAGCCCCTAGGAGGTGGGTACTCCTGCATCCTTTATAGGAGTAACACCCTAGGTGGCCGCACACGGCACACCAATCGGAGAGTTTTTCAATACTTGGCATGGAAAATCTGCCTTTTGTTGTTATGTATTATAGCTTTGACATTCTTAAGAAGCTCTCTCACACTGATCTACCTTTGCCTTGAAAATTTCCCCTCGAAGTCATTAGACGCGGCTCTGCATACACGAACTCACCCCACCTTTCTTGTAAGGGACTTCAGCAATGGGGCATATCCATCTGGCATGTCATGGATTTGGATTCAAATTTCTAAAGTGTCTAGATCAATCTTTGACAGTTTCGAGAAGCCATCATAAGGGATTAAGGGGCAATGATCACTGCGCCCCCTCTAAAATTCCATGGACCATACTCCATGACTCTTTTCCAATCCCCTAGGCATGAAAAGTGGAGTGTAAAGTTTATCCTCATGCGGACGGATTTTAACATCTTGCTCAAGATACCAAGCTGCTTGTATGTATTTGAAGAACCATAATTGATTGACTCTTTCCAACATGAACTCTTGCTATTGCGGTCCAATGAAAAGAATTGACCAGCGGCATCTCCTCTTGCTCATAGACCACACCATCCAGGTCCTCGTCTCGTAGTCCTAGGTCCCGCATCATGGCATCAACACCATCTTGTTATTGATCCTGAACCCAACACACCATTATCCATTTTGCACTGGCCCAAATCAGATTCCCAAGCAAGAGACATCCTAGGTTCTCTGACTCCAAACGAGCTACGTTCAAGACTAGGCGGTGATCCATGTACAGTCCAAACTAGCAGCCTCACGAAGGAATGGAGGGCAGGGAAGGCAAACCTCAACGTCGGGAATATCATCGTCGATAGGAGAAGATAGGAACCCTAACGTGAGGGAAGAATATAACTCCAGTCTATATTCCGCGGCTACAGTAGCGTGGTTTGCTTCCCTCAGCCACCACATGATACCGAGAATGTATACATATTAACAACTTCATCATGTGGTACAATAATCCAATGATACAAGCCCATAAAGTAAAGGCATAGCGAGCAAATAGATTCTTCCCTCGTGTTTGCGAGTTCTCAGCCGAGCAAACCGACAAGAGCATGGCATGTACtgaatttctaaaaaaaatcatgaGTATTAAGAAATACTACTTGTGTATTTTTTTCTTTAAAAGAATCACAAATGTCTTAAATGTTTATGTAAAGggggggcagccccagtgcatgtagctcccgcttgcgcagggtctggggaagggtccgaccacttcgCAGTCTTAAATGTTTATGTATTTTTTAAAAAAGTCAGGAATAATAAAAATGATCTGGAATTAAGAAAAAATTATGAATATTAAATTTTTCCATGTATTTTAAAAATCTTCATGACTATGGAAAATATACATGTATTTAGAATTTTTAAATGCTGTGGAATTTATAAGATGCTCACGAAAAATAAATGCATTTTTGTCAATTTTAAAAATCACACATTTACACTTAATAATATTTATGAATTTCGAAAAGTATTAATGAATCCATCCATGAATTTAAAGggtaaaagaaaggaaaataaaataggAAATTGAATAGAAAAATGGAAactgaaaagaaaaaaggaaaccagaaaactaaaagaaaaaagaagaaagcgGCAGAAATAAAGAAAAATTAGAAAGATTGCCACTTTATTTAAACCCGCAATAACATCCGGTACATGAATAAAATCAGGAGTGGCCTTTGCTAAATTATGTGCATCAATGTTTGATTTCCTACCTTCGCGCACTATGTCTGCCAATTCAAAATTCCTTTGCCTCACCTGGATATCTTGTATAATCATTGAAGGTCCCATGTAACTCCCCTTCAGGTGGCTAACTCTCGAGCTGCAGTCAGAAGCTATTCTGAGCCTTTAAATGTAAAGATCCGCCGCAAGGAAGAGAGCTTCACAACATGCATGTGCTTCTAAAATCTTTGGGTCTATTAGCCCCTGAAAACAAGTGACTGAAGCACCCATGTATCTTCCATCAGAAAAGATCGTGTGGGGAGGGGGGGCACGAAAAGGAAACAGGTCGAGACCGTGTCACGCCTTCTCTATTATTTAGTAGGCCAGCCCAATTTGTTCGTCGCTCTGTGCGTTAGGTCGACAGACAAGATTGGGTTGCCTGGGGATTCCTTTCCGACGCGCAGGTCACACACACCCCTCACGCGCTCGGCGTTCATATGGGCCAgcccattttttgttttctttttcttcttttaaaattttggcttttctttttcttttctattttttcttatttACGTTGTCACTTTTTTAAGTTTTTTCTTTTCAAATTAACGAAAAAAAAATTTCCATTGAATTCAAAAAATGCTCATTGAATCCCTTTTTTGGTTCATCGCATTTGAAAGATAttcatcaaaattcaaaatttCTTCATCGAATTAAAAAGATTGTTCATCAAATTCTAAATTTGTTCATctatttcataaaatgttcatcaaAGTCTTGTTCATTAATTTCAgaatttgttcatcatttttttaatttttcctgaATATAAAGTTTGTTCAtcatgttaaaaaaatgttcattgaattcaattttttttcatcacATACAAAAAGATGTTCATCATTTTAAGAAAAATGGGCATAATTTTTTTTATTAAAAATataaaaatttcttcaaaaccaTTTTAATTTCTGTTTCCAACAACAGTTTACTCAGTATAAGCCAGAATACGAATTTGTTTATTCTTCCAAACTTATCATCAACAAATACATCAGTAAAAAAAATTCTTGGGAAAAATGAAACATCCATTTTTTAACATAACGTGATTGAGACGTACGGACACCAAAAAAAAAACTTACAAACCAGAGTCACGAGCGGGAGCTCCTAGTCGGCGTTGTAGGCGCCACTTGTCCAACCGGCGCCTACAGCGACCAGCAATGGGCCGCGGCCCAATTAAAAACATGCTAACAATCGGCTCTCAAATACAGCAGAAAAAAAAACTAGGCTTATTTGCCTGTAGCAATTCGTGAATACAGGGTTTCGAACTGCTaccgcgagggtggagggcagtCGCTCGTAACCACCAAGTCAAGCTCATGCCATTGACGACAAAATAAGAAAAATCTCTATTTGACCCTTCCTCTAGTTAACACATATTATATATATCAAGTGTAAATTATTTTTAAAAGAAAATATAAATTTCGAAACAGAATTCTATGAAAATACTGAAAACAGTTACGAATTTGAAAAAAGATTCATAGGAATTCAAATGAGTTCGTGGAAATGGAAAGAGTTCATcgctttaaaaaaagttcatcatctcgagaaaaagttcacaaaataaaaaaaaaattcaaCGATTTTGAAAACaaattcacaaatttggaaaagagttcatcgtttttaaaaataagttcatcaattttgagaaaaagttcatcgagtttgaaaaaagttcattgaattcaaaacaaaagttcattgatttcaaaaaggttcatcaaatttgaaaatggttaatctatttttttaaaaagttcatcaaatttgaaaaaaacttCATCACTTTGGAAAAAAgtacatcaaatttgaaaaagttcttccatttttaaaaatagttcatcaaatttttaaaaagttcattgaaattgaaaatagttcatggattttcaaaaataatttgaaaatttgaaaaaagttcatcaaatttgaaaaatgttcgctGACATGAATTAAAAAATCAGTTTTGAGAAAAAATTCATCCATTTTACGaaaagttcaccaatttgaaaGAAATCATCAAACCAggaataagaaaaaaagaaaaaaacagtaacagaaaaaatgaaaaaccgaaaaaagaaaaaggaaggaaaaagGAAATTTTGAAGTAGTTATCACGTCAGGTATGTTGGCGCCGTGGTTGTTGCTGCGTAGTTCTATCCGTGAGGTCCCGTTTTTTGCGTTTCAAAAGAAAAATAACAGAAAAACGGGGCCGAGATGGGCCGGCCCGCGAGTAgctgctgcaggcgccggttagcaAAAACAATAGGAACCgtcgcctgcagcgccaaataggaattGCCGTCACGAGCGGACGAGCGGGAAAATAACCCAGCGAATCAGCAGGAGTTGGGCCAGCCCAACTAACGGCGCCAGGCTCCCGACCCAACTCGGTGTTTCCATGTTTCCAGGCGCGTAGGATTGTCTTGAAATAGGACGTCCCGGGTTGCCTCATCATCAAACAGCCTAAAATCTAGGGGTTTCGAGTTGGAGATCGAGAATTCGAGACTCGGGAGGCCGCCGCAGCCTTCTCGATCCACATCAATCCCGAGCCACATCTCCGGCGATCTTCCGCCATGAGCTTCCCGGGGAGGCTTTCCTGGGTCGTGCTCAGGAAGCAAGTCCCGATCTTCTACGCCGAGGAGAAAGATCAGGAAGACGAGATCATGGCCAAGGCGAGCAAAGATTGGGGTGACATCGAGGACGGGTCCTGGATGCTCGACCAGTTCTCCCTCGACCTCCACCTCGTTCAGCCCCCGGAGCTCTCCACCTTGTCCCTGCGCGCCAAGGCCGAGTCGCGCGAGTACGGCGGCATCACGTGCCTCCTCGAGTCCGTCGTGGAGAACTTCCTCGTCATGGCTCTGCTGGTCGGCAACAGCTTGTACTGGCTCGTCTATGACGCCGCCAAGAACTCGGTCTCGCTGCTCCCCGCCCCCATGGATTCCGTCCTCGCGTCGGCGGATGATGACTCCCTCCTATGCCTCAGGCAACCTGCCGTCCTGCCACGCGACGACGGCTCCTGCGATCTGCTCGATGTGGGGCTCTGCTTTGATGGACCCGGCGAAGTGTTGCCGCGGTCGTGCATTCTCTTCCGGTGGTCGAACCGTGGCCCTGGCAAGACGTGGACGAAGCAGGAGGCCCGCGTTATCCCGCATGCCCCGCTGACACTGACGGCCCAATGCCCTGTTTCGCATATTTACCAAGCAGACGTGGTCTTCACTTTCAACGGGAAGGTTTTCTGGGTCGACCTCGAGATTGGCGCCATTGTCTATGACTTGCTCTCCACCGGTACCACCACCCAAGACGGCGAACTGGACTTCATCCAGCTTCCCCACGAGTGCCAAGGCAGTGACTTCTCCCGCAGTTACCCCAGGGAGCGCCGGACCATGGGCCCAGTTGGGAACTCCATAAAGCTCATCTCCATCGTCACCACCAACGGCGACAACCCCGGCAACAACACGGACCCTGCCGACGTCGTGCTGCGGAGCTGGACTTTGTCGCCGGACCTCCGCTCATGGACTAGAGACGACGACATGGAGCTTCCCTTGCCGCTACTCTGGGCGTCAGAGGCCTACAAGCGCGAGAGGCTGCCACAGGCCATGCCAAAGAACCCAGTCCTCAAGACCGATGAGGACGGCGTCCTCTACCTCTTGCTGGGAGATTACTACGTCGATTTGGATACAATGGTCCGGCTATGCAGGGAGATTGAGTGCGTGATCAGCATCAACATGCACACCAAGTCTCTCCTATCCCGCAGCCATCGTCCAATCAAAGATGGCTTGCCACCCATGTGGCAACACAAAGACCAGCCTTCCAAAGGATTCCGTCCTAACATGCCTTCCCTGTTTGCCGCCAAGTTCTGCCCGAGCCACACTGGATGGTCTGAATCTGATGTTCTTCTGCCCAAGAAAAAAAGGAACCATCTAATAGATGGTAATTTGAATCTGAATCTACTATTGCCACTCctcctcctactcctacttggtGTTATTTGTGCACATTCTGCTAGATTGATGACTACCGTTGGTTGATCAACCGCCATTGTTAGGGCCTGTTCTTCTTTTTGAGGAAATTAGAGGATGTCCTTGATACTTCTTGGTGACTAGTCTACCAatgctatatttgctactgtttgcAGGGAAAAAAATAGAAGAGCAACCCAACTCGTGGCGCTTGCAGCAGTGTAGCTGTTGCTTTGATTGTTGTGGTTAAACTTGTAATTGCTGTAAGCTGTGTTCTGTTGCTTTTTCGTTATATATATGTTGTAATGGTCCCGATGAGGGGCTGAATACTCTTGCCTTGTTTATCATGTTCTGCCGCTGAATGAAGTCCGAGACGTTTTACAGAGCTCGTTGTGCGTTGTGCCTACTTGATGCTGGGAACAAAGAGCAACTAGTGTGCTTGTATATTTAGAGAGCTCTAAAGACCATTGCTTCTTTTATCATTATCTTTCTCTTTTCGAATGTTCAGATTAAATCTCGAAATCAGTGCATTCTTGTGTTTGTGTTCCTACTCTTGCATTCGTTGTTTTTTCATTTATGCATTGCGGGTCTGCACGTTCTTGTGTTTCGACTTTTTGGCTGTTGAGATGTGCGTTTGGATCAAACGTCGCTGCTGAAGATTTCTGTTCCCTGGCTTACAATGCTCTTTTCCTTGCCATAAATGTGGATCAAACGTCTCATGAACTTTCTTTGGTCAATTTGCACAATGTTGATCAAATTTTTACGGAATCTGAAACCACAAGTAACAAAGTCTTAACTTAGCGTTCTACTCCTtccattcagaaatataataaGATGTTTAGCGGATGTTCAATTTggtgcccgggctcatctgcaccctgtgaacagtaaattcaaaaagaTACTAATCTttttcaaaaattctgaaattttttaggtGAAAGTTGTTctttttgaattgtttggattgcttaccacatgagTCACATGAtaggtgaagttgttcttgttggaatttgctagtgggcttttggcccaaagcccaactaaattTCTGAAATTcttttggcccattcatgcacacatgtgagtggagtgggtgaggctaaagtttagtcccacctcataagttaagagagagttgcacctctttataaggtgagctctcctaccacttgtatgagcatgagaagaggagacctacacgcgcgctcctcctcctcgctcgcctcgccacacCACGCctcacgttgtctatatttttgctgctcaggaaaaattaatgagtcattaattaataattaacggacgcgttaattactgaaccgtttccgattcttttggatcgtgacgacttggacgtggggtttactcccacgacctacccgacccgcactatatagtcaggcagacgtctaccctagccgccgccgcttcgtatggtttctcaccaccgttccagtcCATTGCGCCGCCgatcaagtcttctccatccctcctttcggcgtgcaccgggagaagggacagcaggcctccgaaaccccgcctctcgtggtcctatatgggagaggggcgatcaggtttttggagagcgcactcgcgcgactgctggcagcgacgacttcgcgaacgatgacttcttccccgacctcggcaacctcatcctcgacgacatgggcgacaacgtcaacgccggcggtgctgctcccgctgcaccgtacgtgattctatctttcctgttcgagatcgtggtagaattcatgtttctagtatgtgccctagatgtgatctgttcatctgctatgctagttcgcatgattagttcaatctctgctactgtagtcatgatttatcttctgtttattcggattaaatctcgtagtaatttgctcatattttcaacaatccaaaaacctgattataggcaatttactccgagtggttttgctgcgcatctgaagccgcctgcctttaagggggcgcaatataagaggtggcgcacgagagcagtctactggtttcagaccatgggctgctatgacgccactaagggcaagcctgagggtgatcttaatccagcacagctggaagcttttgagaagatcgatactctctttaaaggcgctcttctgggtgttcttgatgattccattgtggatttgTATATGTCGTTTGataacggcaaggacatgtgggttgagctcgaggccaagtttggtgacTCCGACGCCggtagcgagttgtacgtcatggaacaattctatgactacaagatgactgatgagcgctctgttgtacagcaggctcatgagatacagtcgctcgcaaaagaacttgagctcttcaagtgtgtgttgccggacaaatttgtggCCGGAGGCATTATTGCCaacttccaccttcgtggaacaattttgctacttccctgaaacgcaagagacaggagttttccgttgcggatctcattggtactcttgatgttgaagagaaggcgagagcaaaggacacacgtgctcgagttgccgagggagcttctagtgcccacatggtacagaagaagaacttcc comes from Triticum aestivum cultivar Chinese Spring chromosome 5B, IWGSC CS RefSeq v2.1, whole genome shotgun sequence and encodes:
- the LOC123117411 gene encoding uncharacterized protein, whose translation is MSFPGRLSWVVLRKQVPIFYAEEKDQEDEIMAKASKDWGDIEDGSWMLDQFSLDLHLVQPPELSTLSLRAKAESREYGGITCLLESVVENFLVMALLVGNSLYWLVYDAAKNSVSLLPAPMDSVLASADDDSLLCLRQPAVLPRDDGSCDLLDVGLCFDGPGEVLPRSCILFRWSNRGPGKTWTKQEARVIPHAPLTLTAQCPVSHIYQADVVFTFNGKVFWVDLEIGAIVYDLLSTGTTTQDGELDFIQLPHECQGSDFSRSYPRERRTMGPVGNSIKLISIVTTNGDNPGNNTDPADVVLRSWTLSPDLRSWTRDDDMELPLPLLWASEAYKRERLPQAMPKNPVLKTDEDGVLYLLLGDYYVDLDTMVRLCREIECVISINMHTKSLLSRSHRPIKDGLPPMWQHKDQPSKGFRPNMPSLFAAKFCPSHTGWSESDVLLPKKKRNHLIDGNLNLNLLLPLLLLLLLGVICAHSARLMTTVG